In a genomic window of Virgibacillus sp. SK37:
- the spoIIID gene encoding sporulation transcriptional regulator SpoIIID, which produces MHDYIKERTIRIGKYVVETRKTVRVIAKEFGVSKSTVHKDLSERLPEINPELANQVKEVLEYHKSIRHLRGGEATRKKYKFEPENETGNHNQPKPVG; this is translated from the coding sequence GTGCATGATTACATCAAAGAGAGAACTATCAGGATAGGGAAGTATGTTGTGGAGACGAGAAAAACTGTCCGGGTGATAGCAAAAGAATTTGGTGTTTCAAAAAGCACAGTACACAAAGATCTGTCAGAACGTTTACCGGAAATAAATCCAGAGCTGGCCAATCAGGTAAAAGAAGTATTGGAATACCACAAATCAATCCGTCATCTACGTGGCGGGGAAGCAACTAGAAAAAAATATAAATTCGAACCAGAAAACGAAACTGGAAATCATAATCAACCAAAACCGGTAGGATAA
- a CDS encoding AimR family lysis-lysogeny pheromone receptor: MFNSKVELAGMDQLSLSQLMGVLYQKYKDEKITKKRIKEICLQTNSPELQKTGMEFLYMNGFYTELETLILKNHQSSYTSNRKWALVYQYTLERRKKQTPPRELLGRLNFIRTKEPELICLVELLRVTLHYDLQEYTKLGNFLYVQPQLFNEVEDNVLRNFFHVRLYQILLTYYTLRDQVIMARKFGYRLLNKTTNAMTKIGTHIKLGLTYTFDSYTQGMYHFHQALELAKQHHIEKYDYLILQRNIPFLAAHWNRVDNIYTKDKSEQAHIEIAKGNNQNAIEILEELPLNSPFQLYYMGRAKQDKQLLLKSYREFIEKRSDHFFGKLPLAALKQMNSKEEI, encoded by the coding sequence ATGTTCAATTCGAAGGTTGAGCTGGCGGGTATGGATCAGTTATCTTTGTCCCAATTAATGGGAGTGCTCTACCAGAAATATAAAGATGAGAAGATTACAAAAAAACGAATAAAAGAAATTTGTTTGCAAACAAATTCTCCGGAACTACAAAAAACAGGGATGGAATTCTTGTATATGAATGGTTTTTACACGGAACTGGAGACACTCATTTTAAAAAATCACCAATCCTCTTATACTTCAAACCGCAAATGGGCACTTGTATATCAGTACACACTTGAGAGAAGAAAAAAACAGACCCCACCACGTGAATTACTAGGCAGGCTAAATTTTATCAGAACAAAGGAACCCGAGTTAATCTGCTTAGTTGAGCTGCTACGCGTTACCTTACACTATGACCTCCAAGAGTATACAAAATTAGGTAACTTTTTGTATGTTCAGCCTCAGCTTTTCAATGAAGTAGAGGATAATGTGTTGCGCAATTTTTTCCATGTCAGACTCTATCAAATCTTGCTTACTTATTATACATTAAGAGATCAGGTGATTATGGCAAGAAAGTTCGGCTATCGTTTGCTGAACAAAACTACAAATGCAATGACCAAAATAGGCACACATATTAAGCTGGGCTTAACCTATACGTTTGATTCGTACACGCAAGGAATGTACCATTTCCACCAGGCATTGGAACTGGCAAAACAGCATCATATAGAAAAATATGATTATTTGATCCTGCAACGAAATATTCCTTTTCTTGCTGCTCACTGGAACCGGGTGGACAACATATACACAAAGGATAAGAGTGAACAGGCCCATATTGAAATTGCCAAAGGAAATAACCAGAATGCTATTGAGATACTTGAGGAACTCCCGTTAAATAGTCCTTTTCAACTGTATTATATGGGAAGGGCAAAGCAAGATAAACAACTTCTTCTAAAATCATATAGAGAATTTATTGAAAAAAGAAGTGACCACTTTTTCGGTAAATTACCACTTGCCGCTCTAAAGCAAATGAACAGTAAAGAGGAGATTTGA